A region of Chloroflexota bacterium DNA encodes the following proteins:
- a CDS encoding GMP synthase, giving the protein MLKIGILDTFPPNEITINWNHTPVDAYIRFLEQVSPSFSYTGYAVAQGEFPATLDACDAYLITGSPRGVYDSDPWIAQLINFIQASYQAGKKLVGICFGHQILAHALGGYAAKSVKGWGLGLKTFNVSVQKPWMEPVPDSCSLYFVHQDQVTQLPPEAELLGGNDFCPNLFFSIDDQVFGIQGHPEFTPDLMRAIVKTREKFVGAEPYAEALDSLDSGTPDNRLFAQWITKFLTS; this is encoded by the coding sequence ATGTTGAAAATTGGAATTTTAGATACCTTCCCACCTAACGAAATCACCATCAATTGGAATCACACCCCCGTTGATGCATATATCCGCTTTCTGGAACAGGTTAGCCCGTCGTTTTCGTATACCGGGTATGCTGTTGCCCAGGGTGAGTTTCCTGCTACGCTTGATGCGTGTGATGCTTATCTGATCACAGGCAGCCCGCGCGGCGTTTATGATTCCGACCCGTGGATTGCCCAATTAATTAATTTTATTCAAGCGAGTTATCAGGCAGGCAAGAAACTGGTCGGGATTTGTTTTGGGCATCAAATTTTAGCGCATGCTCTAGGCGGGTATGCGGCCAAATCCGTAAAAGGCTGGGGGTTGGGTTTGAAAACGTTTAATGTCAGTGTCCAAAAACCCTGGATGGAGCCTGTGCCTGATTCGTGTTCCCTGTATTTCGTACATCAAGATCAGGTGACACAATTGCCGCCCGAAGCCGAATTACTCGGCGGCAATGATTTTTGCCCGAATCTCTTTTTCAGCATAGACGATCAAGTTTTTGGCATTCAAGGACATCCCGAATTCACGCCTGACCTGATGCGCGCGATTGTAAAGACGCGTGAAAAATTTGTGGGGGCAGAACCCTATGCTGAAGCGCTCGATTCGCTCGACAGCGGCACACCTGATAATCGTCTTTTTGCACAGTGGATTACAAAATTTTTAACTTCATAA